The proteins below are encoded in one region of Streptomyces sp. NBC_00490:
- a CDS encoding glycosyltransferase family 2 protein gives MSTVSVVIPCYKYGDFLADCVSSVLDEQDGVDVRVLIIDDASPDDSAETARKLAASDPRIEVLVHETNKGHIATYNEGLLEWADGDYVALLSADDRLVPGALVRAAGLLDAHPEAGFAYGRPLRFQHGGPLPKARTGGTGSVVYPGHWWLERRFREGTGCITSPEVVVRTSLQREVGGYDPALPHAGDIEMWMRLAARADVGYVRGADQAYYRVHGNNMSTTDFGGQLDDLRQRLVAYDSVLDKCFDLLPQADRLAGAVHTRLARFALRRAYRAYDRGRTDVVPVDELVDFARECLPGYARLPEYRALRLRQRIGAKTMPYLQPLVWSAVAERGREWLWWESWKRRGI, from the coding sequence ATGTCCACCGTCAGTGTCGTGATCCCCTGCTACAAGTACGGCGACTTCCTCGCCGACTGCGTCAGCAGCGTCCTGGACGAGCAGGACGGCGTCGACGTCCGGGTCCTCATCATCGACGACGCCTCACCCGACGACTCGGCGGAGACCGCGCGCAAGCTGGCGGCCTCCGACCCGCGGATCGAGGTCCTCGTACACGAGACCAACAAGGGCCACATCGCCACCTACAACGAGGGCCTCCTCGAGTGGGCCGACGGTGACTACGTCGCACTCCTCTCCGCCGACGACCGCCTGGTCCCCGGCGCCCTGGTACGCGCCGCCGGACTCCTCGACGCCCATCCGGAGGCGGGGTTCGCCTACGGCCGTCCCCTGCGCTTCCAGCACGGCGGCCCGCTGCCCAAGGCCCGCACCGGCGGCACCGGTTCGGTCGTCTACCCCGGGCACTGGTGGCTGGAGCGCCGCTTCCGCGAAGGCACCGGCTGCATCACCTCGCCCGAGGTCGTCGTCCGCACCAGCCTCCAGCGCGAGGTGGGCGGCTACGACCCCGCGCTCCCGCACGCCGGCGACATCGAGATGTGGATGCGGCTCGCGGCCCGCGCCGACGTCGGCTACGTACGCGGCGCCGACCAGGCCTACTACCGCGTCCACGGCAACAACATGTCCACCACCGACTTCGGCGGTCAGCTCGACGACCTGCGCCAGCGACTGGTGGCCTACGACTCCGTGCTCGACAAGTGCTTCGACCTGCTGCCGCAGGCCGACCGGCTGGCCGGCGCCGTGCACACCCGCCTCGCCCGCTTCGCCCTGCGCCGGGCCTACCGTGCCTACGACCGGGGCCGCACCGACGTCGTCCCGGTCGACGAACTCGTGGACTTCGCGCGGGAGTGCCTGCCGGGCTACGCGCGGCTGCCCGAGTACCGCGCGCTGCGCCTCAGACAGCGGATCGGGGCGAAGACGATGCCGTATCTGCAACCGCTGGTGTGGTCGGCCGTGGCCGAGCGGGGGCGGGAGTGGCTGTGGTGGGAGTCCTGGAAGCGCCGCGGCATCTGA